One genomic window of Bacteroidota bacterium includes the following:
- a CDS encoding TAT-variant-translocated molybdopterin oxidoreductase gives MNETKIFDIEDVRAKLSGKEGREYWRSLDEIAETEEFRQFLEKEFPREASTLPEGYSRRDFLKVMGASLSMAGLTACIQQPEEKIVPYVKAPEILVPGKPLYYATAFVLGGYATGVLAKSHMGRPTGIEGNPDHPASLGAADIFATASLLNLYDPDRSQVVTNKGTISSWDRFVQSARLQLDAQQALKGAGLRILTQNITSPTLGWQIQSILAGFPEARWHQYEPCGLDTVREGTAQLFGEYLFPRYRFDKADIIVSLDADFLGTGPGNVRHARDFANRRRVSGTKPNMNRLYCAESSPTITGGMADHRFRMRASEVEAFARTLAARFGVTGVLPAATSVDEKAIAAVVNDLQKHPGSSIVVAGNHQPAVVHALAHAMNAALGNIGNTVEYTQPVEVQAVNHGESLKSLADDIAKGSVDILLILGGNPVYDAPADLKLGDLFSNVKFSVHLSQCNDETSELCQWHVPESHYLEAWGDARAFDGTATIMQPLILPLYRTKSAHELLDELFGTGRSGEDVVKSYWKMKHVGAAFDMWWRKCLNDGVVDGTAFRPKQVSARNVDWQFAAAAAPGIEVMLRPDPSVYDGRFSNNGWLQELPKQISRLTWENVALMSPNSIQKFGLKNGDIVEVSRNGATVKVPAWTLPGHPDESVTLHLGYGRTKAGRVGDGLGANAFALRTAANPWFGGGAEIRKTGEWRKVASTQDHWSMEGRPIVREATLDDYLAHPEFAKHMAHVPTDKESFYPPFEYDGYAWGMTIDLNACTGCNACMIACQSENNIPVVGKAQVENGREMHWIRVDRYYVGNDLDNPELAVMPVACQHCENAPCEPVCPVAATTHDHEGLNVMTYNRCVGTRYCSNNCPYKVRRYNYFQYSDTETKSLQLMHNPDVTVRNRGVMEKCTYCVQRISAARIEAKKEDRLIRDGEIITACQSACPARAITFGDINDKHSNVSNMKAEPRDYGLLSELNTKPRTSYLAKLRNPNPELHVLRPKATTDHHG, from the coding sequence ATGAACGAGACCAAGATCTTTGACATAGAAGATGTACGAGCAAAGCTTTCCGGCAAGGAGGGAAGAGAGTATTGGAGGAGCCTCGATGAAATTGCCGAAACGGAAGAGTTCAGGCAATTTCTCGAGAAGGAATTTCCGCGAGAAGCTTCGACGTTACCGGAAGGATACAGCCGCAGGGATTTTCTCAAGGTAATGGGTGCATCGCTTTCGATGGCGGGCCTGACAGCGTGCATTCAACAACCGGAAGAGAAGATTGTTCCTTATGTCAAGGCGCCTGAGATCCTTGTTCCCGGCAAGCCTTTGTACTATGCGACTGCATTCGTTCTCGGCGGCTATGCAACGGGGGTTCTCGCAAAAAGCCATATGGGCCGGCCCACAGGTATTGAAGGTAATCCCGACCACCCGGCCAGCCTCGGCGCGGCGGACATTTTTGCGACTGCGTCACTCCTTAACCTTTACGATCCCGACCGTTCACAAGTTGTAACAAACAAGGGGACTATCAGCAGTTGGGATAGATTCGTTCAATCAGCCCGCCTGCAACTCGACGCACAGCAAGCCTTGAAAGGCGCAGGACTTCGCATTCTCACCCAGAATATTACGTCGCCAACATTAGGCTGGCAGATTCAATCGATTCTTGCCGGTTTCCCCGAAGCACGTTGGCATCAGTATGAGCCGTGCGGACTTGATACTGTTCGTGAAGGAACCGCCCAACTCTTTGGCGAGTATCTTTTCCCCCGTTACCGGTTCGACAAAGCCGATATCATCGTATCGCTCGACGCGGATTTCCTCGGAACGGGCCCCGGAAATGTCCGTCATGCCCGTGACTTTGCCAACCGTCGCCGCGTGAGCGGAACAAAACCAAACATGAACCGCCTGTATTGTGCCGAGAGCTCGCCGACGATCACAGGTGGAATGGCAGACCATCGCTTCCGCATGAGGGCAAGTGAAGTTGAAGCATTTGCACGCACACTCGCGGCTCGTTTCGGTGTAACCGGTGTTTTGCCGGCAGCCACGTCGGTTGATGAGAAGGCCATTGCGGCGGTAGTGAACGATTTGCAGAAGCATCCGGGATCATCAATTGTTGTTGCAGGAAACCATCAGCCTGCTGTTGTTCACGCCTTGGCACACGCGATGAATGCCGCGCTGGGCAACATCGGAAACACGGTGGAATACACGCAGCCCGTGGAAGTGCAGGCAGTCAATCATGGCGAATCGTTGAAATCCCTTGCCGACGATATTGCCAAAGGTTCCGTTGACATACTGTTGATTCTTGGCGGCAATCCCGTGTATGATGCTCCGGCAGATTTGAAGCTCGGCGACCTTTTCTCGAACGTGAAGTTCAGCGTTCATCTCAGCCAGTGTAATGACGAGACAAGCGAACTCTGTCAATGGCATGTTCCTGAATCTCACTATCTCGAAGCATGGGGCGATGCACGGGCATTCGACGGAACGGCCACGATCATGCAGCCGCTTATTCTTCCTTTGTACAGGACGAAATCCGCGCATGAGTTACTCGACGAGTTGTTCGGAACGGGGCGTTCCGGTGAAGATGTTGTCAAATCGTATTGGAAGATGAAACATGTCGGCGCCGCATTTGATATGTGGTGGAGAAAATGTCTGAACGACGGCGTTGTCGATGGTACTGCATTCCGGCCGAAGCAGGTTTCTGCACGAAATGTTGATTGGCAATTTGCCGCTGCCGCTGCACCCGGAATCGAAGTGATGCTACGTCCCGATCCCTCTGTGTATGACGGCCGGTTTTCGAACAACGGATGGCTGCAGGAACTTCCAAAACAAATCTCGCGCCTGACGTGGGAGAATGTTGCGTTGATGAGTCCGAACTCAATTCAGAAATTCGGATTGAAGAATGGCGATATCGTTGAAGTCTCCCGCAACGGCGCAACGGTAAAGGTTCCGGCGTGGACGTTGCCGGGGCATCCTGATGAATCCGTCACGCTTCATCTCGGATACGGTCGAACGAAAGCCGGACGTGTTGGTGACGGACTTGGCGCAAATGCCTTCGCGCTAAGAACTGCGGCGAATCCCTGGTTTGGCGGCGGAGCGGAAATACGGAAAACGGGAGAGTGGCGCAAAGTGGCTTCCACGCAGGATCATTGGAGCATGGAGGGCCGCCCGATTGTTCGTGAAGCGACTCTGGATGATTACCTCGCGCATCCCGAGTTTGCCAAACATATGGCACACGTTCCGACGGACAAGGAATCCTTCTACCCGCCGTTCGAGTACGACGGCTACGCGTGGGGTATGACGATTGACTTGAACGCCTGCACGGGCTGCAATGCGTGTATGATCGCGTGCCAGTCGGAGAACAACATCCCGGTGGTCGGCAAAGCTCAAGTTGAGAACGGACGCGAGATGCATTGGATTCGCGTCGATCGGTATTATGTCGGGAATGATCTGGACAACCCCGAACTGGCGGTGATGCCGGTTGCCTGCCAGCATTGCGAGAATGCGCCGTGCGAGCCTGTATGCCCCGTTGCCGCAACAACACACGATCACGAAGGGCTGAATGTGATGACGTACAACCGTTGCGTCGGCACCCGCTATTGTTCCAATAACTGTCCGTACAAAGTCCGCCGCTACAACTATTTCCAATACTCCGACACCGAAACAAAATCGCTGCAGCTCATGCACAATCCGGATGTCACTGTGCGCAATCGCGGCGTCATGGAAAAATGCACCTACTGCGTGCAACGCATCAGTGCTGCGCGCATCGAAGCGAAGAAAGAAGACCGGCTCATCCGTGATGGCGAGATTATCACGGCGTGCCAATCTGCCTGCCCGGCCCGGGCGATTACATTCGGTGACATCAATGACAAGCACAGCAACGTGTCGAACATGAAAGCCGAGCCGCGGGACTACGGCTTGCTGTCTGAACTGAATACAAAGCCGAGAACATCATATCTCGCAAAGCTCAGAAATCCCAATCCGGAACTTCACGTTCTTCGCCCGAAAGCAACAACAGATCACCACGGATAA
- a CDS encoding cytochrome c3 family protein, whose protein sequence is MAQIFHPSMRVVSRASIIASLIVLGFMGWVGWDWYRSGYFTGVNVPVEQPIPFSHEHHVNGLGISCGYCHTSAEKAAFAGIPPTHTCMTCHSQIWTGAPMLEPVRASYRTQQPLEWVRVHDLPDFAYFNHSIHVNKGMACQVCHGDVNAMPLTWKSSTLQMAWCLDCHRAPEKYIRPVEEIYNFDYKPPVDQIAFGKELVKKYNVQVKQLTDCSICHR, encoded by the coding sequence ATGGCCCAGATTTTTCATCCCAGCATGAGAGTCGTGTCGCGGGCCAGCATTATTGCGTCGCTTATTGTCCTTGGCTTCATGGGCTGGGTAGGGTGGGATTGGTACCGTTCGGGATATTTTACCGGTGTGAACGTGCCCGTTGAACAGCCGATACCCTTCAGTCACGAACATCACGTCAACGGACTCGGCATCAGCTGCGGCTATTGCCACACCTCGGCTGAAAAAGCCGCCTTCGCCGGAATACCCCCGACACATACGTGCATGACCTGTCATTCGCAAATCTGGACAGGCGCGCCTATGTTGGAACCGGTGCGGGCAAGCTACCGGACACAGCAACCGCTGGAGTGGGTGAGAGTCCACGACCTTCCTGATTTTGCATACTTCAATCACAGTATTCACGTCAACAAAGGGATGGCATGTCAAGTCTGTCACGGCGATGTGAATGCCATGCCGCTGACCTGGAAAAGCAGTACGCTGCAAATGGCGTGGTGTCTCGATTGCCATCGTGCTCCGGAAAAGTACATCCGCCCCGTCGAAGAAATTTACAATTTTGATTACAAGCCGCCTGTCGACCAGATCGCATTTGGAAAGGAACTGGTCAAGAAATACAACGTGCAAGTGAAACAGCTTACAGACTGTTCCATCTGCCACAGATGA
- the nrfD gene encoding polysulfide reductase NrfD: protein MMVTLAITSGLLLVFVLSIGAVLLFGPGVWGNNNPVGWAFEITNFVWWVGIGHAGTLISAILLLLHQHWRNAINRFAEAMTLFAVMCAGLFPALHTGRQWLDYWLIPYPNTMGMWVNFRSPLIWDVFAVTTYLTVSFMFWFVGLIPDLAAMRDKSTKHWQKVIYGILAMGWRGSAHHWHRYEMSYLLLAGLATPLVVSVHSVVSFDFAVSLLPGWHATIFPPYFVAGAIYSGFAMVITLMIPARKWYKLESFITDRHLDYMAKIMLATGLIVFYGYLCELFFAYYSGSLYEHFMMKNRILGPYWWSYWLLIFCNGLTPQLLWFKKVRTNIVLLFIISLVVNVGMWLERFVIVVTSLHRDFLPSSWDMFHPTIWDWGLYLGTIGFFVWLIYMFVRVMPMISIFEIKHLLPWRGRIIDTSADAN from the coding sequence ATGATGGTGACGCTCGCAATCACCTCGGGTCTTCTGCTTGTGTTTGTTCTGTCGATCGGCGCGGTGTTGTTGTTCGGCCCGGGAGTGTGGGGAAACAACAATCCGGTCGGTTGGGCTTTTGAAATCACGAACTTCGTCTGGTGGGTCGGTATCGGTCACGCCGGAACGCTGATCTCGGCAATTTTGCTTCTGCTTCATCAGCATTGGCGCAACGCCATCAACCGTTTTGCCGAAGCAATGACATTGTTCGCCGTCATGTGTGCGGGACTTTTCCCGGCGCTGCACACAGGTCGCCAGTGGCTTGACTATTGGTTGATTCCCTATCCCAACACGATGGGTATGTGGGTGAACTTCCGCAGCCCGCTTATCTGGGACGTGTTTGCTGTGACGACGTATCTCACGGTCTCTTTCATGTTCTGGTTTGTGGGATTGATTCCTGACCTTGCGGCAATGCGCGACAAATCAACGAAGCATTGGCAGAAGGTGATTTACGGAATTCTGGCGATGGGCTGGCGAGGGTCGGCACACCATTGGCATCGCTACGAAATGTCGTACTTGTTGCTTGCGGGGCTTGCCACGCCGCTGGTTGTTTCCGTCCACTCCGTTGTGAGTTTTGACTTTGCCGTGAGTTTGTTGCCGGGCTGGCATGCGACGATCTTTCCGCCGTACTTCGTAGCGGGCGCAATCTATTCGGGCTTCGCGATGGTGATCACGTTGATGATCCCGGCTCGAAAATGGTACAAGCTCGAGTCATTCATCACTGACCGCCATCTTGATTATATGGCGAAGATCATGCTCGCAACAGGGCTGATCGTGTTTTACGGATACTTGTGTGAATTGTTCTTCGCCTACTACAGCGGAAGTCTGTACGAACATTTCATGATGAAGAACAGAATCCTCGGTCCGTACTGGTGGTCGTACTGGCTGCTGATTTTCTGCAACGGACTCACGCCGCAGTTGTTGTGGTTCAAGAAAGTCCGGACGAACATTGTTCTGCTGTTCATTATCTCTCTTGTTGTCAATGTGGGAATGTGGTTGGAACGATTCGTCATTGTGGTCACGAGCCTGCATCGTGATTTTCTCCCCTCGTCGTGGGATATGTTCCATCCGACAATCTGGGATTGGGGACTATACCTCGGCACCATCGGATTCTTTGTGTGGCTGATTTACATGTTTGTCCGTGTTATGCCGATGATTTCCATTTTTGAAATCAAGCACTTGCTCCCGTGGCGCGGGCGCATTATCGACACCAGCGCGGACGCGAATTGA
- a CDS encoding DUF3341 domain-containing protein, with protein MAEFDAPEKILAAAERAKQEGYHEMDAFTPFPMEELTDALGIRHSKLSLFVLCCGLFGMLFGFFFQYWVSVIDYPLNIGGRPLNSWPQWIPVTFELTILFSAFGAVIGMIFRNGLPRPVHPVFNVDRFELATKDKFFLCIESVDPKFDKDKTRKFLESLNPDYISVVEHVHTKDPYHQDDE; from the coding sequence ATGGCCGAGTTCGATGCGCCGGAGAAAATCCTTGCGGCCGCCGAACGGGCAAAACAGGAAGGCTATCACGAAATGGATGCCTTCACGCCCTTCCCGATGGAAGAACTGACTGATGCGCTCGGCATCCGGCACTCGAAACTCTCGTTGTTTGTTCTCTGCTGCGGATTGTTCGGCATGTTGTTCGGGTTCTTTTTCCAGTATTGGGTGTCGGTGATCGATTATCCGCTCAACATTGGCGGGCGTCCGCTGAACAGCTGGCCGCAATGGATTCCCGTAACATTCGAGTTGACGATTCTTTTCTCGGCGTTCGGGGCCGTCATCGGGATGATCTTCCGCAACGGATTGCCGCGGCCGGTTCATCCCGTATTCAACGTCGACCGGTTCGAGTTGGCGACGAAGGACAAGTTCTTCTTGTGTATCGAATCTGTCGATCCGAAATTCGACAAAGACAAAACACGCAAGTTTCTGGAAAGTCTCAATCCTGATTATATTTCGGTGGTTGAACATGTTCACACGAAGGATCCCTATCATCAAGACGATGAATAA
- a CDS encoding radical SAM protein: MDGTTNHVLNHNDLYRLPWTLPDNAISWLEPTSACNLYCDGCYRKNESNAHKTLEQVRRELDIFKSLRKTDGISIAGGDPLVHPQIEKIVEMVAKDGQKPIINTNGLALTKEKLRALKDAGIEGFTFHIDSGQQRPHMKGKTELELNDLRLHYARMLAEVGGISCAFNATVYEHTLQYVPDIVEWGQKHIDIVNILVFIAYRAAPVHKGYDYLVGGQKVDMSPIMYAIDNDRQISIMSTDIVQTIRTKYPDFQPCAYLNGTERPDHFKWLLTLRIGTKDKIFGYAGPKFMELSQSLHHFVNGSYLAYTKPKVLGRAKSMLALSPLDKGLSRTTSAYLHDAYRNPALFFKKLHMQSIMIIQPADFMQNGALSMCDGCPDITVFDDKLVWSCRMEELTNFGDWVRAVPQSSNAS, translated from the coding sequence ATGGACGGAACAACCAATCATGTTCTGAACCACAACGATCTGTACCGTTTGCCCTGGACTCTTCCGGACAATGCCATCAGTTGGCTTGAGCCGACGAGTGCCTGCAATCTGTATTGCGACGGATGTTACCGGAAGAACGAATCGAACGCGCACAAAACGCTTGAGCAGGTTCGAAGGGAACTGGACATCTTCAAGAGTCTGCGCAAAACTGACGGCATCTCGATTGCCGGCGGCGACCCGCTGGTGCATCCGCAGATCGAGAAGATTGTTGAAATGGTTGCGAAAGACGGACAGAAGCCGATCATCAATACGAACGGGCTTGCGCTGACGAAGGAGAAGCTGCGAGCCCTTAAAGACGCCGGTATCGAAGGATTCACGTTTCATATCGACAGCGGCCAGCAGCGCCCGCACATGAAAGGGAAAACCGAACTCGAACTCAACGATCTTCGTTTGCACTACGCCCGAATGCTTGCCGAAGTCGGCGGTATTTCCTGCGCGTTCAACGCAACGGTGTACGAGCACACGCTGCAGTATGTTCCGGACATTGTCGAGTGGGGGCAGAAGCATATTGACATTGTGAACATTCTTGTGTTCATCGCGTATCGTGCAGCCCCGGTGCACAAGGGCTACGACTATCTTGTCGGCGGGCAGAAGGTTGACATGTCGCCGATAATGTATGCCATCGACAACGATCGGCAAATCTCCATCATGTCAACGGATATTGTTCAAACCATTCGCACGAAGTATCCCGACTTCCAGCCCTGCGCGTATCTGAACGGCACCGAACGTCCCGATCACTTCAAGTGGCTTCTGACGCTTCGTATCGGGACGAAGGACAAGATATTCGGCTATGCCGGACCCAAATTCATGGAACTCTCGCAATCTCTTCACCATTTTGTGAACGGCTCCTACCTTGCGTACACAAAGCCGAAGGTTCTCGGCCGTGCCAAATCCATGCTGGCGCTTTCACCGTTGGACAAGGGTCTTTCTCGCACGACATCGGCATATTTGCATGACGCGTATCGCAATCCCGCTCTCTTCTTCAAGAAACTGCATATGCAATCAATCATGATAATTCAACCGGCGGATTTCATGCAAAACGGCGCCCTCAGCATGTGTGATGGCTGCCCGGATATTACCGTGTTTGACGACAAGCTCGTCTGGTCGTGCCGCATGGAAGAATTGACGAACTTCGGCGATTGGGTGAGGGCAGTTCCCCAAAGCAGTAATGCATCCTGA
- a CDS encoding SCO family protein, whose translation MRSVFVAVVIAVATSLASSQMMDPTKAAARAFTEVGIDQKLHDQIPLDLTFRNEEGDTVKLGSFFHKKPVIISLVYYNCPMLCTQVLNGMVQTFKTLKFTAGQEFDIITVSIDHAESPEMAADKKDTYVTEYARSGVDKGWHFLVGDSLSIKKLADAVGFYFVYDPPTKQFAHASGIMVATPQGKLARYLYGIEYGAKDLTFSLMEAAQEKIGSPVDKLLLLCYHYDPTTGKYGMVVANLLRGGGILMILVLGGYMFLNFRRDKKKALSISKAQLN comes from the coding sequence ATGAGAAGTGTATTCGTTGCAGTTGTGATTGCTGTTGCAACCTCACTTGCTTCATCCCAAATGATGGATCCGACGAAAGCAGCAGCGAGGGCGTTTACGGAAGTAGGCATTGACCAGAAACTGCATGATCAGATTCCGCTTGATCTCACATTCAGGAATGAAGAAGGAGATACGGTCAAACTCGGTTCATTCTTTCATAAGAAACCGGTGATCATCTCGCTCGTGTACTACAATTGTCCGATGCTGTGCACGCAAGTGTTGAATGGGATGGTTCAGACGTTCAAAACACTGAAGTTCACCGCGGGGCAGGAGTTCGATATCATCACGGTCAGCATCGACCACGCCGAGTCGCCGGAAATGGCAGCGGACAAGAAGGACACGTACGTCACCGAGTATGCCCGGTCGGGAGTTGACAAGGGCTGGCACTTTCTGGTTGGCGATTCCCTCTCCATCAAAAAACTGGCTGATGCGGTCGGCTTCTATTTTGTGTACGATCCGCCGACGAAGCAATTTGCGCATGCCAGCGGCATCATGGTGGCAACGCCGCAGGGCAAACTCGCCCGCTACCTCTACGGAATCGAATATGGCGCCAAGGATTTGACGTTCTCGCTCATGGAAGCGGCACAGGAAAAGATCGGATCTCCCGTCGACAAGCTGTTGCTGCTGTGCTATCACTACGATCCGACGACGGGAAAATACGGAATGGTCGTGGCGAATTTGCTGAGGGGCGGCGGTATCCTGATGATTCTCGTGCTCGGCGGATATATGTTTTTGAATTTCCGTCGTGACAAAAAGAAAGCGCTTTCCATTTCAAAGGCGCAATTGAACTGA
- the corA gene encoding magnesium/cobalt transporter CorA → MVTIYHFLDNDIKRLTVKELARSLPRQQGMFWIDMENPSDAEEETLLVGLLDIHPLAIEDAQRGTDEEGHLPKVENFGSYLFVIFNPVEGSHSSGGEDLAGGIEIRTTQLSAFLMKQVLVTHHYKPLRSITNAVQLCTKNPATLGRGPDFLFHLIIDDVVDNYTPLLDALDSAIDNMEAEVFKEPSQHTMQRILQLKKNIMTIRRIAMYQREMLSRLSRGEFELIARDEMAYYRNVYDHLVRMADLTDSYRDVVSGLLDAYLSVTSNKLSQVMKVLTIISTIFLPLSVITGFFGMNFEFLPWLHLEYGHTLASIFMVAVAGGMLIWFRRKKWI, encoded by the coding sequence ATGGTGACAATCTACCATTTTCTTGATAATGACATAAAGCGCCTTACGGTCAAGGAACTTGCGCGTTCGCTGCCGCGCCAGCAGGGAATGTTCTGGATCGATATGGAGAATCCATCAGACGCCGAAGAGGAGACGTTGCTCGTCGGGCTGCTCGATATTCATCCGCTGGCCATTGAGGATGCTCAAAGAGGCACGGATGAGGAGGGGCATTTGCCGAAAGTGGAGAATTTCGGCAGTTACCTGTTCGTGATTTTCAATCCTGTCGAGGGTTCGCATAGCAGCGGGGGGGAGGACCTTGCGGGCGGAATTGAAATCCGGACAACCCAGTTGAGCGCTTTTCTGATGAAGCAGGTGCTGGTGACCCACCATTATAAACCCCTTCGGTCAATCACCAACGCGGTACAGCTTTGCACGAAAAACCCTGCCACGCTTGGCCGCGGCCCTGATTTTCTTTTTCATCTCATCATTGACGATGTCGTTGACAATTACACGCCGCTGCTCGATGCGCTTGACAGTGCCATCGACAACATGGAAGCCGAGGTATTCAAGGAACCCTCGCAACACACCATGCAGCGTATTCTTCAGTTGAAGAAGAACATCATGACCATCAGACGCATTGCCATGTACCAACGGGAGATGTTGAGCCGGTTGTCGCGGGGCGAGTTCGAGTTGATTGCGCGCGACGAGATGGCGTATTATCGAAATGTGTACGACCATCTCGTCCGGATGGCCGATCTGACGGATTCCTATCGTGATGTCGTGTCGGGATTGCTGGATGCATACCTCTCGGTTACTTCAAATAAACTTTCACAAGTGATGAAAGTGCTCACGATCATCTCCACAATTTTCCTTCCTTTGAGTGTTATTACTGGTTTCTTCGGAATGAACTTTGAATTTCTTCCGTGGCTCCACCTTGAATACGGTCACACGCTGGCGTCGATTTTCATGGTTGCGGTCGCGGGAGGAATGTTGATATGGTTCCGAAGAAAGAAATGGATCTGA
- a CDS encoding citrate synthase has translation MPDTLTIIDNRTGKKYEIPITHDTIRAMDLRQIKVKDDDFGMMTYDPAFMNTASCISKITYIDGDKGILRYRGYPIEQLAEKSNFLETAWLLLHGELPTKAEYEQWTHDITIHTMIHENIKKLMDGFHYDAHPMGMLISTIGALSTFYRDGRDVRNPEARQKQIFRLISKMPTIAAFAYRHSQGKPYVYPDNSLSYISNFMSMLWKMTEPKYDPHPTLVKALDILFILHADHEQNCSANAMRGIGSSEIDPYAAMAGAAAALYGPLHGGANEAVLHMLDEIGTKENVPEFIKKVKSGSGRLMGFGHRVYKNYDPRAKVIKRLADEVFEVTGRNPKLDIALELEKIALEDEYFVKRKLYPNVDFYSGLIYQAMGFPVEMFAVLFSIPRTVGWLAQWNEMLNDSEQKIARPRQIYLGHDTRDYVVMSKRG, from the coding sequence ATGCCCGATACGCTGACCATCATCGACAACCGGACCGGAAAAAAATATGAAATACCGATAACGCACGACACGATCAGGGCGATGGATCTTCGCCAGATCAAGGTGAAGGATGATGATTTCGGGATGATGACGTACGACCCGGCGTTCATGAACACCGCCTCCTGCATCAGCAAAATCACCTACATCGATGGCGACAAGGGAATCCTGCGCTATCGCGGATATCCCATCGAGCAGTTGGCGGAGAAAAGCAATTTCCTTGAGACAGCCTGGCTGTTGCTGCACGGAGAATTGCCGACGAAAGCTGAGTATGAACAGTGGACGCATGACATCACGATTCACACGATGATTCATGAGAACATCAAGAAGTTGATGGACGGATTCCACTACGACGCGCACCCGATGGGAATGCTCATCAGCACCATCGGGGCTCTCTCGACATTTTATCGTGACGGCCGCGACGTACGAAATCCTGAAGCACGCCAGAAACAGATTTTCCGCCTCATCAGCAAAATGCCGACGATCGCCGCATTTGCGTACCGGCACAGTCAGGGAAAGCCGTACGTCTATCCAGACAACTCGCTCAGCTATATCAGCAACTTCATGAGTATGTTGTGGAAGATGACCGAGCCGAAGTATGATCCGCATCCGACGCTCGTGAAGGCACTTGACATTCTCTTCATCCTTCACGCCGATCATGAACAGAATTGCAGCGCAAACGCAATGCGCGGCATCGGCAGTTCAGAAATAGATCCGTACGCGGCAATGGCCGGGGCTGCAGCAGCGTTGTACGGGCCTTTGCATGGCGGCGCAAACGAAGCCGTTCTCCATATGCTCGACGAAATCGGCACGAAAGAGAATGTGCCCGAGTTCATCAAGAAAGTGAAAAGCGGCAGCGGCCGGTTGATGGGATTCGGCCATCGGGTGTACAAGAATTACGACCCGCGCGCAAAAGTCATCAAGCGCCTCGCCGATGAAGTGTTCGAGGTTACCGGCCGCAACCCCAAGCTGGATATTGCGTTGGAGTTGGAGAAAATTGCGCTGGAAGATGAATACTTTGTCAAGCGCAAGCTGTATCCGAATGTTGACTTTTATTCGGGACTTATTTATCAAGCAATGGGATTTCCGGTTGAGATGTTTGCCGTGCTCTTTTCGATTCCGCGTACGGTGGGTTGGCTCGCCCAGTGGAATGAGATGCTGAACGACAGCGAACAAAAAATCGCCCGCCCGCGCCAGATTTATCTCGGCCACGACACGCGGGACTATGTTGTCATGAGCAAAAGGGGATGA
- a CDS encoding cytochrome c gives MYDGARIKPLERSNFFLDGSSSRPLPEGTVARGHAVNNDLLNTGKIDGVLADAFPFGITDSVMARGQDRYTTFCTPCHGRLGDGNGMIVQRGFPRPNSFHTDSLRARPAGYFFDVMTNGFGRMYSYAASVPVHDRWAIGAYIRALQLSQRAPETMLPDNDKNKLPQQ, from the coding sequence ATGTACGATGGAGCGCGCATCAAGCCTCTTGAACGCAGCAATTTCTTTCTTGACGGCTCGTCGTCCCGTCCGCTCCCTGAAGGAACGGTGGCACGGGGTCATGCAGTTAATAACGATCTGCTGAATACCGGCAAGATAGACGGTGTCCTCGCTGATGCGTTTCCGTTTGGTATTACCGACAGCGTTATGGCTCGGGGGCAGGACCGGTACACAACCTTTTGCACGCCGTGTCACGGCAGGTTGGGTGATGGGAACGGAATGATCGTGCAGAGAGGTTTCCCCCGCCCGAATTCGTTTCACACGGATAGTCTCCGGGCGCGTCCTGCAGGATATTTCTTTGATGTCATGACGAACGGCTTCGGGCGGATGTACAGCTATGCCGCCAGCGTTCCTGTGCACGATCGCTGGGCGATTGGCGCGTACATTCGCGCATTGCAACTCAGCCAGCGTGCGCCTGAAACCATGCTTCCCGACAATGACAAGAACAAACTTCCTCAACAGTAA